A genomic stretch from Canis lupus familiaris isolate Mischka breed German Shepherd chromosome 15, alternate assembly UU_Cfam_GSD_1.0, whole genome shotgun sequence includes:
- the LOC119868360 gene encoding 60S ribosomal protein L38-like, whose amino-acid sequence MPHKIEEFKNFLLMARLKDAKSVKIRKNVDNVKFKVCSRYLYTLVITDKEKEEKPKQSLPPGLAVKELK is encoded by the exons ATGCCTCACAAAATTGAAGAATTCAAAAACTTTCTGCTCATGGCCAGGCTAAAGGATGCCAAATCTGTCAAGATCAGGAAAAATGTGGATAATGTGAAGTTTAAAGTttg CAGCAGATACCTTTATACATTGGTCAtcacagataaagagaaagaagagaaaccgAAGCAGTCCCTGCCCCCAGGTTTGGCAGTGAAGGAGCTGAAATGA